The window CCGGCTGGGCCTGGGAAGCCGCAAGGAGGTGGCCCGGCTGGTGCGCCAAGGGAAGGTGCGGGTCCTGGGCCAGGTGGTGAAGGACCCCGGCTTCCGCGTGCCGGAGGGCGCCGCCTTGGAAGTGGAGGGAAGACCCCTGGAGGTGCGCCGCCACCTCCACGTCCTCCTGCACAAGCCCCCAGGCTTCGTGACGAGCCGGACCGAGGGGCCTTCTGTCTACGCCCTCCTTCAGGGCTTCCCCACCCGGGACCTCTCCCCGGTGGGCCGCCTGGACAAGGACGCCGAGGGGCTTTTGCTCTTCACCACCGACGGCCTCCTCCTCCACCGCCTCACCCACCCCCGGCACAAGGTGGCCAAGCGCTACCTGGTGCACTTGGAGAGGCCCGTGGGGCCTAAGGACCAGGAGGCCTTCCGGGAAGGAATACTCCTGGACGGCAAGAAGACCCTCCCTGCCGAGCT of the Thermus thermophilus HB8 genome contains:
- a CDS encoding pseudouridine synthase, which codes for MKGERLDKVLARLGLGSRKEVARLVRQGKVRVLGQVVKDPGFRVPEGAALEVEGRPLEVRRHLHVLLHKPPGFVTSRTEGPSVYALLQGFPTRDLSPVGRLDKDAEGLLLFTTDGLLLHRLTHPRHKVAKRYLVHLERPVGPKDQEAFREGILLDGKKTLPAELTPLEDPTWAEVVLKEGRFHQIKRMFRARGNRVLRLKRLALGPLELGDLPPGKARPLTEAEEKALYAAVGLGGEDPEDEV